A region of Streptomyces halobius DNA encodes the following proteins:
- a CDS encoding UDP-N-acetylmuramoyl-tripeptide--D-alanyl-D-alanine ligase, with protein sequence MISLSLAEITRIVGGRQHDIPDDGVQVTGPVVSDSRQVCPGALFVAFAGERVDGHDFAAGAVEAGAVAVLAARPVGVPALVVDDVVAALGALARAVVERLGTTVVGLTGSAGKTSTKDLIAQLLQRHGPTVWPEGNLNNEIGLPLTALRAESNTRHLVLEMGARGVGHIRYLAGLTPPAIGVVLNVGTAHIGEFGGRERIAEAKGELVEALPSAEHGGRAVLNADDPYVRAMASRTKARTVFFGEAPDADVRAENVRLTGQGCPAFTLHTPSGCSDVTMRLYGEHHVSNALAAAAVAHELGMPADEIATALSEAGTLSRWRMEVTERADGVTVVNDAYNANPESMRAALRALVAMGAAAEAKGGRTWAVLGEMAELGEDSLAEHDAVGRLVVRLNVSKLVAVGGREAAWLDMGAKNEGSWGEESVHVSDTRAAIDLLRSELRPGDVVLVKASRSVGLERVAATLLDEGTEGAVATEGGAASR encoded by the coding sequence GTGATCTCCCTGTCCCTCGCCGAGATCACCCGCATCGTCGGCGGACGGCAGCACGACATACCGGACGACGGTGTCCAGGTGACCGGGCCGGTCGTGTCGGACTCCCGTCAGGTATGCCCCGGCGCCCTGTTCGTGGCCTTCGCCGGTGAACGCGTCGACGGCCACGACTTCGCCGCGGGCGCCGTCGAGGCGGGCGCGGTCGCCGTCCTGGCCGCCCGCCCCGTGGGCGTCCCCGCCCTCGTGGTCGACGACGTCGTCGCCGCGCTCGGCGCCCTCGCCCGCGCCGTCGTCGAGCGGCTGGGCACCACCGTCGTCGGCCTCACCGGCTCGGCCGGCAAGACCAGCACCAAGGACCTGATCGCCCAGCTCCTGCAGCGGCACGGCCCGACCGTCTGGCCGGAGGGCAACCTCAACAACGAGATCGGGCTGCCGCTGACCGCGCTGCGCGCCGAGTCCAACACCCGGCATCTGGTCCTGGAGATGGGCGCCCGCGGTGTCGGCCACATCCGCTATCTCGCCGGGCTGACGCCCCCGGCGATCGGTGTGGTGCTGAACGTCGGCACCGCGCACATCGGCGAGTTCGGCGGCCGTGAGCGGATCGCGGAGGCAAAGGGCGAACTCGTCGAGGCGCTGCCGTCGGCGGAGCACGGCGGGCGCGCGGTGCTCAACGCGGACGATCCGTACGTACGTGCCATGGCGTCCCGTACGAAGGCCCGGACGGTGTTCTTCGGCGAGGCCCCGGACGCCGATGTCCGCGCCGAGAATGTCCGGCTCACCGGTCAAGGGTGCCCCGCCTTCACCCTTCACACACCCTCCGGGTGCAGTGATGTGACCATGCGGCTGTACGGTGAGCATCACGTGTCGAACGCGCTCGCCGCGGCCGCCGTCGCCCACGAGTTGGGCATGCCCGCAGACGAGATCGCCACCGCGCTCTCCGAAGCCGGCACGCTCTCCCGCTGGCGGATGGAGGTCACCGAGCGCGCGGACGGCGTGACGGTCGTCAACGACGCCTACAACGCGAACCCCGAGTCCATGCGAGCGGCGCTGCGAGCGCTGGTCGCGATGGGCGCAGCCGCCGAGGCGAAGGGCGGTCGTACGTGGGCGGTGCTCGGTGAGATGGCCGAGCTCGGCGAGGACTCACTCGCCGAACACGACGCGGTCGGACGGCTGGTCGTCCGGCTCAACGTCAGCAAGCTCGTGGCGGTCGGCGGCAGGGAAGCGGCCTGGCTCGACATGGGCGCCAAGAACGAGGGTTCGTGGGGTGAGGAGTCGGTGCACGTGTCCGACACGCGGGCGGCGATCGACCTGTTGCGCAGCGAGCTGCGACCGGGAGACGTCGTGCTGGTGAAGGCGTCCAGGTCGGTGGGGCTGGAGCGGGTCGCCGCAACTTTGCTGGACGAGGGCACTGAGGGTGCTGTGGCCACTGAGGGCGGAGCCGCGTCCCGATGA
- the mraY gene encoding phospho-N-acetylmuramoyl-pentapeptide-transferase, which translates to MKQILFSGMIGLFLTLIGTPLLIKLLAKKGYGQYIRDDGPRDHHSKRGTPTMGGIAFILATLIAYALTKVITSSDPSFSGVLVLFLMAGMGLVGFLDDYIKIVKQRSLGLRAKAKMAGQLIVGIAFAVLSLQFADLRGQTPASDRLSFTQDFGWQIGPVLFVIWALFMILAMSNGVNLTDGLDGLATGASVMVFGAYTFIGIWQYQESCANVPTAACYEVRDPLDLAVVASALMGACFGFLWWNTSPAKIFMGDTGSLALGGALAGLAICSRTELLLAILGGLFVLITMSVVIQVGSFRLTGKRVFRMAPLQHHFELKGWSEVLVVVRFWIIQGMCVIVGLGIFYAGWQAAK; encoded by the coding sequence ATGAAGCAGATCCTCTTCTCCGGAATGATCGGGCTCTTCCTGACCCTGATCGGCACTCCGCTGCTGATCAAGCTGCTGGCCAAAAAGGGGTACGGGCAGTACATCCGTGACGACGGCCCGCGCGACCACCACAGCAAGCGCGGTACCCCCACGATGGGCGGTATCGCCTTCATCCTGGCCACCCTCATCGCGTATGCGCTGACCAAGGTGATCACGAGCAGCGACCCCAGCTTCTCCGGTGTGCTGGTGCTGTTCCTGATGGCCGGCATGGGCCTGGTCGGCTTCCTGGACGACTACATCAAGATCGTCAAGCAGCGTTCGCTGGGCCTGCGGGCCAAGGCGAAGATGGCCGGCCAGCTGATCGTCGGCATCGCCTTCGCGGTGCTGTCGCTGCAGTTCGCCGATCTGCGCGGGCAAACCCCGGCCTCGGACCGGCTGTCCTTCACCCAGGACTTCGGCTGGCAGATCGGCCCGGTGCTCTTCGTCATCTGGGCGCTGTTCATGATCCTGGCGATGTCCAACGGGGTGAACCTCACCGACGGCCTCGACGGTCTGGCGACCGGCGCCTCGGTGATGGTCTTCGGCGCGTACACGTTCATCGGCATCTGGCAGTATCAGGAGTCCTGCGCCAACGTGCCCACCGCGGCCTGTTACGAGGTCCGCGATCCGCTCGACCTCGCGGTCGTCGCCTCGGCGCTGATGGGTGCCTGCTTCGGCTTCCTGTGGTGGAACACCTCACCCGCCAAGATCTTCATGGGGGACACCGGCTCGCTCGCCCTGGGCGGCGCCCTCGCCGGCCTGGCGATCTGCTCCCGTACGGAGCTGCTGCTGGCCATCCTCGGCGGACTGTTCGTCCTGATCACGATGTCCGTGGTCATCCAGGTCGGATCCTTCCGGCTCACCGGCAAGCGGGTCTTCCGGATGGCGCCACTCCAGCACCACTTCGAACTCAAGGGGTGGTCGGAAGTCCTGGTGGTCGTCAGATTCTGGATCATCCAGGGCATGTGCGTGATCGTCGGACTCGGCATCTTCTACGCCGGCTGGCAGGCGGCCAAGTGA
- the murD gene encoding UDP-N-acetylmuramoyl-L-alanine--D-glutamate ligase, producing MTAQQRQRFAGRHITVAGLGVSGVPAARALAGLGAHVTVVNSSDGERERAQAAELEPLGVTVRLGDGDTLPEGTELIVTSPGWKPTSPLFLAAEKAGIEVWGDVELAWRLRGPDSAPWLAVTGTNGKTTTVRMLAAILEAAGLRTAAVGNIGIPLVDVVLGEGQEGGASYDVLAVELSSYQLHWAPSVRAHSAAVLNLAPDHLDWHGSMEAYAADKGRVYEGNTVACVYNVADPATEDLVRAADVEEGCRAIGFTLDTPGPSQLGVVEGILVDRAFVENRRQQAQELAEVADLAPASGPAAPHNIANALAAAALARAFGVPAAAVRDGLRAFHPDAHRIQHIADVGGVRYIDDSKATNTHAAEASLAAYESIVWIAGGLAKGATFDELVRGSAARLRGAVLIGADRALIREALARHAPEVPVVDLDRTDTGAMSEAVRQATRLAEPGDTVLLAPACASMDMFVNYNTRGDAFADAVGELTAADH from the coding sequence GTGACCGCCCAGCAGCGGCAGCGGTTCGCCGGCCGGCACATCACCGTCGCCGGCCTGGGCGTGAGCGGTGTGCCCGCCGCCCGCGCGCTGGCCGGCCTCGGCGCCCACGTCACCGTCGTCAACAGCAGCGACGGCGAACGCGAGCGCGCGCAGGCCGCCGAACTGGAGCCACTGGGAGTCACGGTCCGGCTCGGCGACGGGGACACGCTCCCCGAGGGCACCGAGCTGATCGTCACCAGTCCGGGCTGGAAGCCCACCAGCCCGCTCTTCCTCGCGGCCGAGAAGGCCGGCATCGAGGTGTGGGGCGATGTCGAGCTGGCCTGGCGGCTGCGCGGGCCCGATTCCGCGCCCTGGCTGGCGGTCACCGGCACCAACGGCAAGACCACCACCGTCCGGATGCTGGCAGCGATTCTCGAGGCGGCCGGTCTGCGCACCGCCGCCGTCGGCAACATCGGCATCCCGCTCGTCGACGTGGTGCTCGGCGAAGGCCAGGAGGGCGGCGCGTCCTACGACGTCCTCGCGGTGGAGCTCTCCAGCTACCAGCTGCACTGGGCGCCCTCGGTACGGGCGCACTCCGCGGCCGTCCTCAACCTGGCCCCCGACCACCTGGACTGGCACGGCTCCATGGAGGCGTACGCCGCCGACAAGGGCCGTGTCTACGAGGGCAACACCGTCGCCTGTGTCTACAACGTCGCCGACCCGGCGACCGAGGACCTGGTCCGGGCGGCCGATGTCGAGGAGGGCTGCCGCGCCATCGGCTTCACCCTCGACACCCCGGGGCCCTCCCAACTCGGCGTCGTCGAGGGCATCCTCGTCGACCGCGCCTTCGTCGAGAACCGGCGGCAGCAGGCCCAGGAGCTCGCCGAGGTCGCGGACCTGGCGCCCGCTTCGGGACCGGCGGCCCCGCACAACATCGCCAACGCCCTCGCGGCGGCAGCGCTGGCCCGTGCCTTCGGCGTGCCGGCCGCCGCCGTACGCGACGGACTGCGGGCCTTCCACCCGGACGCCCACCGCATCCAGCACATCGCGGACGTCGGCGGCGTCCGCTACATCGACGACTCCAAGGCCACCAACACGCACGCCGCCGAGGCGTCCCTGGCGGCCTACGAGTCCATCGTGTGGATCGCCGGCGGCCTGGCCAAGGGCGCGACCTTCGACGAGCTGGTGCGCGGGTCGGCGGCGCGGCTGCGCGGCGCCGTGCTGATCGGCGCCGACCGGGCGCTGATTCGCGAAGCGCTGGCGCGACACGCGCCCGAGGTCCCGGTCGTCGACCTCGACCGGACCGACACTGGGGCGATGTCCGAGGCGGTCCGGCAGGCGACCCGTCTGGCCGAGCCCGGTGACACCGTCCTGCTGGCCCCGGCCTGTGCCTCGATGGACATGTTCGTCAACTACAACACGCGGGGCGACGCCTTCGCCGACGCGGTCGGTGAGCTGACCGCGGCGGATCACTAG
- the ftsW gene encoding putative lipid II flippase FtsW produces MAVRPARTGRAGGGSPAPRPARRTSAVRPSRGGRGGGPRAPRTARRLYVRAKRAWDRPLTAYYLILGGSLLITVLGLVMVYSASQIKALQSGLAPTYFFRKQLLAAVLGGGLLLLASRMPVKLHRALAYPLLAGSVFLLCLVQIPGIGVAVNGNQNWISLGGPFQMQPSEFGKLALVLWGADLLARKQDKKLLAQWKHLLVPLIPAAFLLLALIMLGGDMGTAIILTAIAFGLLWLAGAPTRLFVGVLGGAAVIGALLIGTSANRMARLACIGATDPGPGDQCWQAVHGIYALASGGFFGSGLGASMEKWGELPEPHTDFIFAITGEELGLAGTLSVLALFAALGYAGIRVAGRTEDPFVRYAAGGVTTWITAQAVINIGAVLGLLPIAGVPLPLFSYGGSALLPTMFAIGLLIAFARDEPAARAALTARSKRKPAFGRRPAGVRWKTMRRRVKKRPSGER; encoded by the coding sequence ATGGCCGTCAGACCGGCGAGGACGGGGCGGGCGGGCGGGGGCTCGCCCGCTCCGCGCCCGGCCCGCCGGACCTCCGCGGTGCGCCCGTCGCGCGGTGGACGCGGCGGGGGCCCGCGCGCCCCCCGTACCGCACGGCGGCTCTACGTCCGGGCGAAGCGGGCCTGGGACCGGCCGCTGACCGCCTACTATCTGATCCTCGGCGGCAGCCTGCTGATCACCGTCCTGGGCCTGGTGATGGTGTACTCGGCGTCCCAGATCAAGGCCCTGCAGTCCGGACTCGCCCCGACGTACTTCTTCCGCAAGCAGCTGCTCGCGGCCGTCCTCGGCGGCGGGCTGTTGCTGCTCGCCTCCCGGATGCCCGTCAAGCTGCACCGCGCGCTGGCCTATCCGCTGCTCGCCGGTTCGGTGTTCCTGCTGTGCCTGGTGCAGATTCCGGGCATAGGGGTCGCGGTCAACGGCAACCAGAACTGGATCAGCCTCGGCGGCCCTTTCCAGATGCAACCGAGCGAGTTCGGCAAGCTCGCGCTCGTCCTGTGGGGCGCCGATCTGCTGGCCCGCAAGCAGGACAAGAAGCTGCTGGCGCAGTGGAAGCATCTGCTGGTGCCGCTGATCCCGGCGGCCTTTCTGCTGCTCGCGCTGATCATGCTCGGCGGCGACATGGGCACCGCGATCATCCTCACCGCGATCGCCTTCGGGCTGCTGTGGCTGGCCGGCGCCCCCACCCGGCTGTTCGTGGGCGTCCTCGGCGGCGCCGCGGTGATAGGGGCGCTGCTGATCGGGACCAGTGCCAACCGGATGGCCCGGCTCGCCTGCATCGGCGCGACCGATCCGGGCCCCGGAGACCAGTGCTGGCAGGCCGTCCACGGGATCTATGCCCTCGCGTCCGGCGGATTCTTCGGTTCCGGGCTCGGCGCGAGTATGGAAAAATGGGGAGAACTCCCCGAACCGCACACCGACTTCATCTTCGCCATCACCGGGGAGGAACTGGGTCTGGCGGGGACGCTGTCGGTGCTCGCCCTCTTCGCGGCTCTAGGCTATGCGGGTATCCGCGTGGCCGGACGCACGGAGGACCCCTTCGTACGGTACGCCGCGGGAGGCGTGACCACCTGGATCACGGCCCAAGCCGTGATCAACATCGGTGCGGTGCTCGGCCTGCTGCCGATCGCCGGTGTCCCGCTCCCGCTGTTCTCCTACGGAGGCTCCGCCCTGCTGCCGACGATGTTCGCCATCGGGCTGCTGATCGCCTTCGCGCGTGACGAGCCCGCGGCACGGGCGGCGTTGACGGCCCGGTCGAAGCGGAAGCCGGCATTCGGTAGAAGGCCGGCTGGGGTGAGATGGAAGACGATGAGACGGCGCGTCAAGAAGCGGCCGTCCGGAGAGCGGTGA
- the murG gene encoding undecaprenyldiphospho-muramoylpentapeptide beta-N-acetylglucosaminyltransferase: MHVVLAGGGTAGHIEPALALADALRRQDPTVGITALGTERGLETRLVPERGYELGLIPAVPLPRKPTPELITVPGRLRGTIKAAEQILERTKADCVVGFGGYVALPGYLAAKRLGVPIVVHEANARPGLANKIGSRYARFVAVSTPDSKLRGARYVGIPLRRTIATLDRAAVRPEARAAFGLDPNLPTLLVSGGSQGARRLNEVIQAAVPSLQRSGIQVLHAVGPKNELPHVDNMPGMPPYVPVPYVDRMDLAYAAADMMLCRAGAMTVAELSAVGLPAAFVPLPIGNGEQRLNAQPLVNAGGGLLVDDAQLTAEWVQSTVLPVLADPHRLYEMSRAASEFGRRDADELLVGMVYEAIAQNR, from the coding sequence GTGCATGTCGTACTCGCCGGTGGGGGGACCGCCGGCCACATCGAGCCCGCGCTCGCCCTCGCGGACGCCCTGCGCAGGCAGGACCCCACCGTGGGGATCACGGCACTCGGCACGGAGCGCGGCCTGGAAACCCGGCTCGTCCCGGAGCGGGGCTACGAGCTCGGTCTGATCCCGGCCGTCCCGCTGCCGCGCAAGCCCACGCCCGAACTGATCACCGTCCCCGGGCGGCTGCGCGGCACGATCAAGGCCGCCGAGCAGATCCTGGAGCGCACGAAGGCCGACTGTGTGGTCGGCTTCGGCGGCTATGTGGCGCTGCCCGGCTATCTGGCCGCCAAGCGGCTCGGTGTGCCGATCGTCGTTCATGAGGCCAACGCCCGCCCCGGCCTCGCCAACAAGATCGGCTCCCGGTACGCCAGGTTCGTCGCCGTCAGCACCCCGGACAGCAAGCTGCGCGGCGCCCGCTACGTCGGGATCCCGCTGCGCCGCACCATCGCCACCCTGGACCGCGCGGCGGTCCGCCCCGAGGCGCGCGCCGCCTTCGGTCTCGACCCCAACCTGCCGACGCTGCTGGTGTCCGGCGGTTCGCAGGGGGCCCGCCGGCTGAACGAGGTCATCCAGGCCGCGGTGCCGTCGCTGCAGCGCTCCGGCATCCAGGTCCTGCACGCGGTCGGCCCGAAGAACGAACTGCCGCACGTGGACAACATGCCCGGGATGCCGCCGTATGTCCCGGTACCGTACGTGGACCGGATGGATCTCGCGTACGCCGCGGCGGACATGATGCTCTGTCGCGCGGGCGCCATGACCGTCGCCGAACTGTCCGCCGTCGGGCTCCCGGCCGCCTTCGTCCCGCTGCCCATCGGCAACGGCGAACAGCGGCTCAACGCCCAGCCGCTGGTCAACGCCGGCGGCGGCCTGCTGGTCGATGACGCCCAGCTGACCGCGGAGTGGGTGCAGAGCACCGTGCTCCCGGTGCTGGCCGATCCGCACCGGTTGTACGAGATGTCCCGTGCGGCCTCCGAGTTCGGCCGCAGGGACGCCGATGAGCTGCTGGTCGGCATGGTCTACGAGGCGATCGCCCAGAACCGGTAG
- a CDS encoding cell division protein FtsQ/DivIB — protein sequence MALSGAFGVWALYGSDWLRVAHVSTAGTKVLTPDEVIAVADVPMNTPLVSVDTDMVAQRLRARLPRIKTVAVVRSWPHTIDLEVTERTPELLMRSGGKFVEVDAEGVRFATVATAPKGVPLLEMTAADSPSLHRFGTDRLRRAAAVAVAHLPETVLKEVRTVRVRSYDSLTLELTRGRTVLWGSEERGRQKAKVLVALLKAAGDARHFDISVPSAPAVSGS from the coding sequence GTGGCACTCTCCGGGGCCTTCGGCGTCTGGGCGCTGTACGGCTCGGACTGGCTGCGCGTGGCACACGTCAGCACCGCCGGTACCAAGGTCCTGACACCGGATGAGGTCATCGCCGTGGCCGACGTCCCGATGAACACCCCGCTGGTTTCGGTCGATACGGACATGGTGGCGCAACGGCTCCGCGCGCGCCTGCCACGTATCAAAACCGTTGCCGTAGTGCGCTCCTGGCCGCACACCATCGATCTCGAAGTGACCGAAAGAACGCCGGAACTCCTGATGCGATCGGGCGGAAAGTTTGTCGAAGTGGACGCCGAGGGAGTCCGATTCGCCACCGTCGCCACCGCCCCCAAGGGCGTTCCGCTTCTGGAAATGACCGCGGCGGACTCCCCGAGTCTGCACCGGTTCGGAACCGACCGGCTGCGCCGCGCCGCGGCCGTCGCCGTCGCGCATCTCCCCGAGACCGTGCTCAAGGAGGTACGCACGGTCCGTGTACGGTCCTACGACTCCCTCACCCTCGAACTGACGAGGGGCCGCACGGTCCTGTGGGGAAGCGAGGAACGGGGTAGGCAGAAGGCAAAGGTCCTCGTCGCGCTGCTGAAAGCGGCGGGTGACGCGCGCCACTTCGACATCTCGGTGCCCAGTGCCCCGGCGGTGTCGGGGAGTTGA
- the ftsZ gene encoding cell division protein FtsZ encodes MAAPQNYLAVIKVVGIGGGGVNAINRMIEVGLKGVEFIAINTDAQALLMSDADVKLDVGREMTRGLGAGANPDVGRKAAEDHREEIEEVLKGADMVFVTAGEGGGTGTGGAPVVANIARSLGALTIGVVTRPFTFEGRRRANQAEDGIAQLREEVDTLIVIPNDRLLSISDRQVSVLDAFKSADQVLLSGVQGITDLITTPGLINLDFADVKSVMSEAGSALMGIGSARGDDRAVAAAEMAISSPLLEASIDGARGVLLSISGGSDLGLFEINEAAQLVSEAAHPEANIIFGAVIDDALGDEVRVTVIAAGFDGGQPPARREAAATGLTSAKREEPAPAPAPARPAAAPAEPRPSSFGGLGAVPVRDEEPAPAETPSLGEVPAPPASAPQVPPARPSYADSAAEELDVPDFLK; translated from the coding sequence GTGGCAGCACCGCAGAACTACCTCGCAGTCATCAAGGTCGTCGGCATCGGCGGCGGTGGCGTGAACGCCATCAACCGGATGATCGAGGTCGGGCTCAAGGGCGTCGAGTTCATCGCGATCAATACCGATGCGCAGGCGCTGCTGATGAGCGACGCCGACGTCAAGCTCGACGTCGGCCGCGAAATGACGCGCGGACTCGGCGCGGGCGCCAACCCGGATGTGGGTCGTAAGGCGGCCGAGGACCATCGCGAGGAGATCGAGGAGGTCCTCAAGGGGGCCGACATGGTCTTCGTGACCGCGGGTGAGGGCGGCGGCACCGGCACCGGCGGGGCGCCCGTCGTCGCCAACATCGCCCGCTCCCTGGGCGCCCTGACGATCGGTGTGGTCACCCGGCCGTTCACCTTCGAGGGCCGCCGTCGCGCCAACCAGGCCGAGGACGGCATCGCCCAGCTGCGCGAAGAGGTCGACACCCTCATCGTGATTCCCAATGACCGGCTGCTGTCCATCTCGGACCGCCAGGTGAGCGTGCTCGACGCGTTCAAGTCCGCGGACCAGGTGCTGCTGTCGGGTGTCCAGGGCATCACCGACCTGATCACCACCCCTGGCCTGATCAACCTCGACTTCGCCGACGTCAAGTCCGTGATGTCGGAGGCCGGCTCCGCCCTGATGGGCATCGGCTCGGCGCGCGGCGACGACCGCGCGGTGGCCGCCGCGGAGATGGCGATCTCCTCGCCGCTCCTGGAGGCGTCCATCGACGGCGCCCGCGGTGTGCTGCTCTCCATCTCCGGCGGCTCCGACCTCGGTCTCTTCGAGATCAACGAGGCCGCGCAACTGGTCAGCGAGGCCGCGCACCCCGAGGCCAACATCATCTTCGGCGCGGTGATCGACGACGCGCTGGGCGACGAGGTCCGGGTCACGGTCATCGCCGCGGGCTTCGACGGCGGCCAGCCGCCGGCCCGCCGCGAGGCGGCGGCGACCGGACTGACCTCCGCCAAACGCGAGGAGCCGGCCCCGGCCCCGGCCCCGGCCCGTCCGGCCGCCGCGCCGGCCGAGCCGCGGCCGTCGTCCTTCGGCGGCCTGGGCGCGGTGCCCGTACGGGACGAAGAGCCGGCCCCGGCCGAGACCCCCTCGCTGGGTGAGGTGCCGGCGCCCCCGGCGAGCGCCCCGCAGGTTCCCCCGGCCCGTCCGTCCTACGCGGACAGCGCGGCCGAGGAACTGGACGTTCCCGATTTCCTGAAGTGA
- the pgeF gene encoding peptidoglycan editing factor PgeF, translating to MIGQQHHESGAHFAFTDRWGGVSAAPYDQLNLGGAVGDAPQAVRANRELAAKELGLDPAGVVWMNQVHGRDVAVVDGPWQSHAGDIPCVDAVVTARRGLALAVLTADCAPVLLADPVAGIAGAAHAGRPGLVAGVVPAAVEAMAALGAEPGRILAYTGPAVCGRCYEVPEAMRSEVAAAVPEAWSTTTWGTPAVDVIAGVRAQLSAGGVQLSDDSHICTLESADHFSYRRDRTTGRLASYVWLDGEQ from the coding sequence GTGATAGGGCAACAGCACCACGAGAGCGGCGCGCACTTCGCCTTCACCGACAGGTGGGGCGGGGTGAGCGCCGCTCCGTATGACCAGCTCAATCTGGGCGGTGCGGTGGGCGACGCCCCGCAGGCGGTCCGGGCCAACCGCGAGCTCGCGGCCAAGGAACTCGGCCTCGACCCGGCCGGGGTGGTCTGGATGAACCAGGTCCACGGCCGGGACGTGGCGGTGGTCGACGGACCGTGGCAGTCGCACGCCGGGGACATCCCTTGTGTGGACGCGGTGGTGACCGCCCGCCGGGGCCTCGCGCTCGCCGTGCTGACCGCCGACTGCGCCCCGGTGCTGCTCGCGGACCCGGTCGCCGGGATCGCGGGGGCCGCGCACGCCGGCCGGCCGGGCCTGGTCGCCGGGGTCGTCCCGGCCGCCGTCGAGGCGATGGCCGCACTGGGGGCCGAACCGGGACGTATCCTCGCGTACACCGGGCCAGCCGTCTGCGGGCGCTGCTACGAAGTGCCCGAGGCGATGCGTTCCGAGGTCGCCGCCGCGGTCCCGGAGGCCTGGTCGACAACCACCTGGGGCACCCCGGCGGTGGACGTCATCGCCGGAGTACGTGCCCAACTTTCCGCGGGCGGGGTGCAGTTGAGTGATGATTCCCACATCTGCACGCTGGAATCGGCGGACCACTTCTCCTATCGGCGCGACCGCACGACCGGGCGGCTCGCGAGTTACGTATGGCTGGACGGCGAGCAGTGA
- a CDS encoding YggS family pyridoxal phosphate-dependent enzyme encodes MAGRRAVTDDRRTQLADSLAQVEERISAACAKAGRPRDEVTLIVVTKTYPASDVRLLAELGVRHVAENRDQDAAPKAAECADLPLTWHFVGQLQTNKVRSVAGYAGIVQSVDRPKLVTALSREAVRAGRELGCLIQVALDASSQDARIAARADRGGVAPEGVPELAEAIAGAQGLRLDGVMTVAPLSGPYAGRQLAAFERLMEISSDLRATHPAANMVSAGMSADLEDAVAAGATHVRVGTAVLGVRPRLG; translated from the coding sequence ATGGCTGGACGGCGAGCAGTGACGGACGACCGCAGGACACAACTGGCCGACAGTCTGGCGCAGGTGGAGGAACGTATCTCCGCGGCCTGCGCCAAGGCCGGCCGGCCGCGTGACGAAGTGACCCTGATCGTGGTCACCAAGACCTACCCCGCGAGCGATGTCCGGCTGCTCGCGGAGCTGGGGGTGCGGCATGTCGCGGAGAACCGCGATCAGGATGCGGCACCCAAGGCCGCCGAATGTGCTGATCTGCCCCTTACTTGGCACTTCGTCGGCCAGTTGCAGACCAACAAGGTGCGGTCTGTGGCCGGTTACGCCGGAATTGTTCAGTCGGTCGACCGCCCCAAGCTGGTCACCGCGCTCTCCCGGGAGGCGGTGCGCGCGGGGCGTGAGCTGGGCTGCCTGATCCAGGTGGCACTTGACGCCTCGTCGCAGGACGCGCGGATCGCCGCGCGGGCCGACCGCGGAGGCGTGGCGCCGGAGGGTGTGCCGGAGCTCGCCGAGGCGATCGCCGGTGCCCAAGGTCTGCGGCTGGACGGTGTGATGACCGTCGCGCCGCTGTCCGGTCCGTATGCCGGACGCCAACTCGCCGCTTTTGAGCGACTCATGGAAATCTCATCCGACCTGCGCGCGACCCATCCTGCTGCCAACATGGTGTCAGCAGGGATGAGCGCGGACCTCGAAGACGCCGTTGCGGCCGGGGCGACACATGTGCGCGTCGGCACTGCGGTACTCGGAGTCCGACCACGGCTCGGGTAA
- a CDS encoding cell division protein SepF, with amino-acid sequence MAGAMRKMAVYLGLVEDDGYDGRGFDPDDEFEPELDPEPDRGRRQQHHVQAETRPEREEPVRVVTPPAQREPAPLAPESGRPARIAPVASITPDRPNLEKNAPVIMPKVVSEREPYRITTLHPRTYNEARTIGEHFREGTPVIMNLTEMDDIDAKRLVDFAAGLVFGLHGSIERVTQKVFLLSPANVDVTAEDKARIAEGGFFNQS; translated from the coding sequence ATGGCCGGCGCGATGCGCAAGATGGCGGTCTACCTCGGCCTCGTGGAGGACGATGGGTACGACGGCCGGGGGTTCGACCCCGACGACGAGTTCGAGCCCGAGCTTGATCCGGAGCCCGATCGGGGACGGCGGCAGCAGCACCACGTGCAGGCCGAAACGCGCCCGGAACGGGAGGAACCCGTCCGAGTGGTGACGCCTCCGGCGCAACGCGAACCTGCTCCTCTCGCCCCGGAAAGCGGACGACCCGCGCGAATCGCCCCAGTGGCATCCATCACACCCGACCGCCCAAATCTGGAGAAGAACGCACCGGTGATCATGCCCAAGGTTGTGTCCGAGCGGGAGCCCTACCGCATCACCACGCTGCACCCCCGGACCTACAACGAAGCCCGTACCATCGGGGAACACTTCCGTGAGGGCACTCCGGTGATCATGAATCTCACGGAGATGGACGACATCGATGCGAAGCGACTTGTCGACTTTGCGGCCGGTTTGGTGTTTGGTCTTCATGGAAGCATCGAGCGGGTGACGCAGAAGGTGTTCCTGTTGTCGCCTGCTAACGTCGATGTCACGGCGGAGGACAAAGCCCGTATCGCAGAGGGCGGGTTCTTCAACCAGAGCTGA